Proteins from a genomic interval of Pseudomonas silesiensis:
- a CDS encoding lipid A biosynthesis lauroyl acyltransferase yields MDRPRFRTAFISPRFWPLWCGLGLLWLIVQLPYPALLAIGRALGALMYRVAGDRRRIAKRNLELCFPEKTAAERKRLLKDNFASTGIAFFEMAMSWWWSRERLAKLAHVEGLEHLQKAQREGKGVILMAVHFTTLEIGAALLGQQHTIDGMYREHKNPLFDYIQRRGRERHNLDSLAVERDDVRGMLKLLRAGRAIWYAPDQDYGAKQSIFVPLFGIQAATVTATSKFARLGKSLVVPFTQERLADGSGYRLVIHAPLEGFPGESEEADCIRINQWVEGVLRECPQQYLWAHRRFKSRPPGEPKLYAKRG; encoded by the coding sequence ATGGATCGTCCGCGTTTTCGAACAGCATTTATTTCTCCGCGTTTCTGGCCGCTGTGGTGCGGGCTGGGGCTGTTGTGGCTGATTGTCCAGTTGCCGTACCCGGCATTGCTGGCAATCGGTCGCGCCCTGGGTGCATTGATGTATCGAGTGGCCGGCGACAGACGGCGCATTGCCAAGCGCAATCTGGAGCTGTGTTTCCCAGAAAAAACCGCCGCCGAGCGCAAGCGCCTGCTCAAGGATAACTTCGCCTCCACCGGCATCGCCTTCTTCGAGATGGCCATGAGCTGGTGGTGGTCGCGGGAACGCCTGGCGAAACTGGCCCATGTCGAAGGGCTGGAGCACTTGCAAAAGGCCCAGCGCGAAGGCAAGGGCGTGATCCTGATGGCCGTGCATTTCACCACGCTGGAAATCGGCGCGGCGTTGCTCGGCCAGCAACACACCATCGACGGCATGTACCGCGAGCACAAGAATCCGTTGTTCGACTATATCCAGCGTCGTGGTCGCGAGCGGCACAACCTCGACTCGCTGGCGGTGGAGCGCGACGACGTGCGGGGCATGCTCAAACTGCTGCGGGCCGGCCGGGCCATCTGGTACGCACCGGACCAGGACTACGGCGCCAAACAAAGTATCTTCGTGCCGCTGTTCGGCATTCAGGCCGCGACCGTCACCGCCACCAGCAAGTTTGCCCGGCTGGGCAAGTCGCTGGTGGTGCCGTTCACCCAGGAGCGCCTGGCGGACGGCAGCGGTTATCGACTGGTGATCCATGCGCCGCTCGAGGGTTTCCCCGGCGAGAGCGAAGAAGCCGATTGCATTCGCATCAATCAGTGGGTCGAAGGCGTGTTGCGCGAATGTCCGCAGCAATACCTGTGGGCCCATCGCCGCTTCAAGAGCCGACCGCCGGGCGAGCCCAAGCTGTACGCGAAACGCGGTTGA
- a CDS encoding outer membrane protein OmpK: MIRTQTNMVLCGGLLVASQAMAGDLLLWQTNSLSYLYGKDFAVNPSIQQTVTFEHADRWKYGDNFLFVDSTYYNGEKDRNKGVHAYYGEFSPRLSFGKILDRRVEFGPIKDVLLAMTYENGEDDTEAYLIGPGFDLAVPGFNFFTLNFYYRQTEGSRPGDDVWQITPAWSYSLPLGNSNLLIDGYIDWVVDNDQNSHGTYHANLHFNPQIKYDLGKAMGWREKQVYVGVEYSYWKDKYGIENNGNFDTNENTTSLLVKVHF; the protein is encoded by the coding sequence ATGATTCGGACACAGACAAACATGGTGTTGTGCGGCGGTCTTCTGGTCGCCAGTCAGGCCATGGCCGGCGATTTACTGCTGTGGCAAACCAACAGCCTGAGCTACCTGTATGGCAAGGACTTCGCGGTCAATCCGTCGATCCAGCAAACGGTGACGTTCGAGCATGCCGACCGCTGGAAGTACGGCGACAATTTCCTGTTCGTCGACAGCACGTATTACAACGGCGAGAAGGATCGAAACAAAGGCGTTCACGCCTATTACGGCGAGTTCAGTCCGCGCCTCTCCTTCGGCAAAATCCTTGACCGCCGCGTCGAATTCGGCCCGATCAAGGACGTGTTGCTGGCCATGACCTACGAGAATGGCGAAGACGACACCGAGGCCTATCTGATCGGCCCCGGTTTCGACCTCGCGGTACCGGGCTTCAACTTTTTCACCTTGAACTTCTACTATCGCCAGACCGAAGGCTCGCGTCCCGGCGACGATGTCTGGCAGATCACGCCGGCCTGGTCCTACTCCCTGCCATTGGGCAACTCGAACCTGTTGATCGACGGCTACATCGACTGGGTCGTGGATAACGACCAGAACTCACATGGCACTTATCACGCCAACCTGCACTTCAACCCGCAGATCAAGTACGACCTGGGCAAGGCCATGGGCTGGCGGGAGAAACAGGTGTACGTCGGCGTCGAATACAGCTATTGGAAAGACAAATACGGCATCGAAAACAACGGCAACTTCGACACCAATGAGAACACCACCAGCCTGCTGGTGAAGGTGCACTTTTAA
- a CDS encoding patatin-like phospholipase family protein, with translation MSPAEPVTGLILSGGGARAAYQVGVLAAIAELLPVGASNPFPVIVGTSAGAINAVSLASGAMDFRGAIEALTAFWQGFRSHLVLRSDWPGVIHQASRFVSHNLMGIGAQVPVALLNSSPLRGLLNDKLNMTGIDQAIAQKQLQAVAVTAFGYESGQAVTFYQGGGTIDAWLRHRRIGVPTQLTVEHLLASSAIPLLFAPVKIGEEYFGDGAVRQSAPISPALHLGASRVLVVGVSGNPRGVDPQQPLQRAYTGQQPTLAQIGGHMLNSTFIDSLESDIELLQRLNQFGHLLPDGTPTRALGVAPVEVLVISPSQPIDEIAARHRQELPAALRLFLRGPGATKTSGAGVLSYLLFEAGYCSELIELGRRDALAKRGELSRFLGLAESVVPA, from the coding sequence ATGAGTCCTGCTGAACCGGTCACAGGCTTGATTCTTTCCGGTGGCGGGGCCCGGGCGGCCTATCAGGTCGGTGTGCTGGCGGCGATTGCCGAACTGCTGCCGGTGGGTGCCAGCAATCCGTTTCCGGTAATCGTCGGCACGTCGGCCGGGGCGATCAACGCGGTCAGCCTGGCCAGTGGGGCGATGGATTTTCGCGGCGCCATCGAAGCGCTTACCGCGTTCTGGCAGGGCTTTCGCAGTCACCTGGTATTGCGCAGTGACTGGCCCGGTGTGATCCATCAGGCCAGCCGTTTTGTCAGTCACAACCTGATGGGCATCGGCGCCCAGGTTCCGGTGGCCCTGCTCAACAGTTCTCCGCTGCGCGGGTTGCTTAACGACAAATTGAACATGACCGGGATTGACCAAGCCATTGCGCAGAAGCAGCTGCAGGCAGTGGCGGTGACCGCGTTCGGTTACGAGTCCGGTCAGGCCGTCACGTTTTATCAGGGCGGCGGCACCATCGACGCCTGGTTGCGCCATCGACGAATCGGCGTGCCGACCCAATTGACGGTCGAACATCTGCTGGCGAGTTCCGCCATTCCCTTGCTCTTCGCTCCGGTAAAAATCGGCGAAGAGTATTTCGGCGATGGCGCGGTACGCCAGTCGGCACCGATCAGCCCGGCCCTGCACCTGGGTGCCAGCCGGGTGCTGGTGGTGGGCGTCAGCGGCAACCCCCGCGGTGTCGACCCGCAGCAGCCGCTGCAACGCGCCTACACCGGTCAGCAGCCGACCCTGGCGCAGATTGGCGGGCACATGCTCAACAGCACGTTCATCGACAGTCTGGAAAGCGACATCGAGTTGCTGCAGCGTCTGAATCAGTTCGGTCATCTGTTGCCCGACGGCACACCGACCCGTGCGCTCGGCGTGGCGCCGGTGGAGGTGCTGGTGATTTCACCGAGCCAGCCGATCGATGAAATTGCCGCGCGCCATCGCCAGGAATTGCCGGCGGCACTGCGCCTGTTTCTGCGCGGGCCGGGGGCGACCAAGACCAGCGGGGCGGGGGTGTTGAGTTATCTGCTGTTCGAGGCGGGGTATTGCAGCGAGTTGATTGAACTGGGGCGGCGGGATGCGTTGGCCAAGCGGGGTGAGTTGTCCCGGTTTCTCGGGTTGGCGGAATCTGTGGTTCCCGCTTGA
- the alc gene encoding allantoicase, which translates to MKAYAVPFEKFVNLADARLGTKIISVTDDWFADANRLFQPTPAVWKEGVFDDNGKWMDGWESRRKRFEGYDSAVIRLGVPGSIKGVDIDTSFFTGNFPPSASLEACFLASGEPDDNTQWTEVLPAVELQGNSHHYHEISNDQAFSHLRFNIYPDGGVARLRVYGIPFRDWSAVGDNEQVDLAAALNGGRALACSDEHFGRMSNILNPGRGINMGDGWETARRRTPGNDWVIVALGHAGEIEKVIVDTLHFKGNYPDTCSIQGAFVKGGTDSQIETQSLFWRELLPAQKLEMHAEHTFAEQIKALGPITHIRLNVFPDGGVSRLRVLGKVAK; encoded by the coding sequence ATGAAAGCTTACGCCGTACCTTTCGAGAAGTTCGTCAACCTGGCCGACGCCCGCCTGGGCACCAAGATCATCTCGGTCACCGATGACTGGTTCGCTGATGCAAACCGTCTGTTCCAGCCGACCCCGGCCGTGTGGAAGGAGGGCGTGTTCGATGACAACGGCAAGTGGATGGACGGCTGGGAGTCGCGCCGCAAGCGCTTCGAAGGTTACGACAGCGCAGTGATCCGCCTGGGCGTACCGGGCTCGATCAAAGGCGTGGACATCGACACTTCATTCTTCACCGGCAACTTCCCGCCATCGGCCTCACTGGAAGCCTGCTTCCTCGCTTCGGGCGAGCCGGACGACAACACCCAGTGGACTGAAGTGCTGCCCGCGGTCGAGTTGCAGGGCAACAGCCACCACTACCACGAAATCAGCAACGACCAGGCCTTCAGCCACCTGCGTTTCAACATCTACCCGGATGGCGGCGTGGCCCGTCTGCGTGTGTACGGCATTCCGTTCCGCGACTGGTCCGCTGTCGGCGACAACGAGCAAGTCGACCTGGCTGCAGCCCTCAACGGTGGCCGCGCCCTCGCCTGCTCCGACGAACACTTCGGCCGCATGAGCAACATCCTCAACCCGGGCCGCGGCATCAACATGGGCGACGGCTGGGAAACCGCACGTCGCCGTACCCCTGGCAATGACTGGGTGATCGTCGCGCTGGGGCATGCCGGCGAGATCGAGAAAGTCATCGTCGACACCCTGCACTTCAAGGGCAACTACCCGGACACCTGCTCGATCCAAGGCGCGTTCGTCAAGGGCGGCACCGACAGCCAGATCGAAACCCAATCGCTGTTCTGGCGCGAACTGCTGCCGGCGCAGAAACTGGAAATGCACGCCGAACACACCTTCGCCGAGCAGATCAAGGCACTGGGGCCGATCACCCACATCCGCCTGAATGTATTCCCGGATGGTGGTGTGAGCCGCCTGCGCGTATTGGGTAAGGTCGCTAAATAA
- a CDS encoding outer membrane protein OmpK produces MKRTCTSLMLAGSLLAGGQAMAADLLQWQNNSLTYLYGKDFQVNPRIQQTVTFEHADAWTYGDNFFFVDKIFYNGEKDFNAGPNTYYGEFQPRISLGKVLDQKIEFGPIKDVLLAMTYEFGEGDTESYLIGPGFDLAIPGFDYFQLNFYQRHTEGSRAGDNVWQITPVWSYTIPVGDSNILIDGFMDWVVDNDSNSKGDYHANLHFNPQVKYDLGKALNFGEKQLYVGVEYDYWSDKYGIKDSQVFKTDQSTTSFLVKLHF; encoded by the coding sequence ATGAAACGTACGTGCACTAGCCTGATGCTCGCGGGATCCTTGCTGGCCGGTGGCCAGGCCATGGCCGCCGACCTGCTGCAATGGCAGAACAACAGCCTGACCTATCTGTATGGCAAGGACTTCCAGGTCAACCCGCGCATCCAGCAGACCGTCACCTTCGAACATGCCGACGCCTGGACCTATGGGGATAACTTTTTCTTCGTCGACAAGATCTTCTACAACGGTGAAAAAGACTTCAACGCCGGCCCGAACACCTATTACGGTGAGTTCCAGCCGCGCATTTCCCTGGGCAAGGTCCTCGACCAGAAAATCGAATTCGGCCCGATCAAAGACGTCCTGCTGGCCATGACCTACGAGTTCGGTGAAGGCGATACCGAGTCGTACCTGATCGGTCCGGGTTTCGACCTGGCCATCCCGGGCTTCGATTACTTCCAGCTGAACTTCTATCAGCGCCACACCGAAGGCAGCCGTGCGGGCGACAACGTCTGGCAGATCACGCCGGTGTGGTCCTACACCATTCCGGTCGGCGATTCGAACATCCTGATCGATGGTTTCATGGACTGGGTGGTGGATAACGACTCGAATTCCAAAGGCGACTACCACGCCAACCTGCACTTCAACCCGCAGGTTAAATATGACTTGGGCAAGGCGCTGAATTTTGGTGAGAAGCAGTTGTATGTGGGTGTGGAGTATGACTATTGGTCGGATAAGTATGGGATCAAGGATAGCCAGGTGTTCAAGACCGATCAGAGCACCACGAGCTTTTTGGTGAAGCTCCACTTCTGA
- a CDS encoding nucleobase:cation symporter-2 family protein, which yields MSELSEARIPDAPAIQRLPLLQLILVGLQHVLLMYGGAIAVPLIIGQAAGLSREEIAFLINADLLVAGIATIVQSLGIGPMGIRMPVMMGASFAAVGSMVAMAGMPGIGMQGIFGATIAAGFFGMLIAPFMSKVVRFFPPLVTGTVITSIGLSLFPVAVNWAGGGAGAAQFGSPIYLAIAALVLATILLVHRFMRGFWVNISVLIGMCLGYVICGLIGMVDLSGMAQAPWLQIVTPLHFGMPKFELAPILSMCLVVVIIFVESTGMFLALGKITGQEVCPRMLRRGLLCDAGASFFAGFFNTFTHSSFAQNIGLVQMTGVRCRSVTIVAGGLLVVLSLLPKAAFLVASIPPAVLGGAAIAMFGMVAATGIKILQEADIGDRRNQLLVAVSIGMGLIPVVRPEFFAHLPLWMSPITHSGIAMATLSALALNLLFNILGGAERAAINDCHAHPH from the coding sequence ATGTCCGAGCTATCCGAAGCCCGCATCCCCGACGCACCCGCCATTCAGCGTTTGCCCCTTTTGCAACTGATCCTGGTCGGCCTGCAACACGTCTTGCTGATGTACGGCGGAGCCATCGCCGTGCCGCTGATCATCGGACAGGCCGCTGGCCTGAGTCGTGAAGAAATCGCCTTCCTGATCAACGCCGACCTGCTGGTCGCCGGGATCGCCACCATCGTCCAATCGCTGGGCATCGGCCCAATGGGCATCCGCATGCCGGTGATGATGGGCGCCAGTTTCGCGGCTGTCGGCAGCATGGTGGCGATGGCCGGCATGCCGGGCATCGGCATGCAGGGGATCTTCGGCGCGACCATCGCCGCCGGGTTCTTCGGCATGCTCATCGCGCCGTTCATGTCCAAGGTCGTCCGCTTCTTCCCGCCGCTGGTGACCGGCACGGTCATTACCTCGATCGGTTTGTCGCTGTTCCCCGTGGCGGTGAACTGGGCCGGTGGCGGCGCTGGCGCCGCACAATTCGGCTCGCCGATTTACCTCGCCATCGCCGCCCTGGTGCTGGCCACCATTCTGCTGGTTCATCGCTTCATGCGCGGTTTCTGGGTCAACATTTCCGTGCTGATCGGCATGTGCCTGGGCTACGTGATCTGCGGCTTGATCGGCATGGTCGACCTCAGCGGCATGGCCCAGGCGCCGTGGCTGCAAATCGTCACCCCCCTGCATTTCGGCATGCCGAAGTTCGAGCTCGCGCCGATTCTTTCCATGTGCCTGGTGGTGGTGATCATCTTCGTCGAGTCCACCGGGATGTTCCTTGCGCTGGGCAAGATCACCGGCCAGGAAGTCTGCCCGCGTATGCTGCGTCGCGGTTTGCTCTGCGATGCCGGCGCCTCGTTCTTCGCCGGGTTCTTCAACACCTTCACCCACTCCTCCTTCGCCCAGAATATCGGCCTGGTGCAGATGACGGGCGTGCGTTGCCGCTCGGTGACGATCGTTGCCGGCGGTTTGCTGGTGGTGCTGAGCCTGCTGCCGAAAGCGGCCTTCCTGGTGGCGTCGATTCCACCGGCGGTATTGGGCGGTGCAGCCATCGCGATGTTCGGCATGGTCGCCGCCACCGGCATCAAGATTCTTCAGGAAGCCGACATCGGTGACCGTCGCAACCAGTTGCTGGTGGCGGTCAGCATCGGCATGGGGTTGATCCCGGTGGTGCGCCCGGAATTCTTCGCGCACCTGCCGTTGTGGATGAGCCCGATTACCCACAGCGGCATCGCGATGGCGACCTTGAGTGCGCTGGCGCTGAACCTGCTGTTCAACATCCTCGGCGGCGCCGAACGCGCGGCCATCAACGATTGCCACGCGCACCCGCATTGA
- a CDS encoding RluA family pseudouridine synthase — protein sequence MPLSNIRIIHQDAAVLVVDKPTLLLSVPGRADDNKDCLITRLQENGYPEARIVHRLDWETSGIILLARDPDTHRELSRQFHDRETEKAYTALCWGQPALDSGSIDLPLRYDPPTKPRHVVDHEFGKHALTFWRVLERCGDWCRVELTPITGRSHQLRVHMLSIGHPLLGDGLYAHEQALAAWPRLCLHASMLSFTHPQTGERLRFECPAPF from the coding sequence ATGCCGCTGTCCAACATCCGCATCATCCATCAGGACGCCGCCGTATTGGTGGTGGATAAACCGACCCTGCTGCTTTCCGTCCCTGGCCGGGCCGACGACAACAAGGACTGCCTGATTACCCGCCTGCAAGAAAACGGCTACCCGGAAGCGCGAATCGTCCATCGACTGGATTGGGAAACGTCCGGCATTATTCTGCTGGCCCGTGATCCGGACACTCATCGCGAGCTGTCTCGGCAATTTCACGACCGCGAAACCGAAAAAGCCTACACCGCATTGTGCTGGGGCCAACCGGCACTCGACAGCGGCAGCATCGATCTGCCCCTGCGTTACGACCCGCCGACCAAACCACGCCACGTGGTGGACCATGAGTTCGGCAAGCATGCCCTGACCTTCTGGCGCGTGCTGGAACGTTGCGGCGACTGGTGCCGCGTCGAACTGACACCGATCACCGGCCGCTCCCATCAACTGCGCGTGCACATGCTGTCCATCGGTCATCCGCTGTTGGGTGACGGGCTCTATGCGCATGAACAGGCCCTGGCCGCCTGGCCGCGCCTGTGCCTGCACGCCAGCATGCTCAGCTTCACCCATCCGCAAACCGGCGAACGCTTGCGCTTCGAATGCCCGGCACCGTTTTAA
- a CDS encoding urate hydroxylase PuuD, whose protein sequence is MEAHLLEWLNLSVRWVHMITGVAWIGASFYFVWLENNLNRVNPKSGLAGDLWAIHGGGIYHLEKYKLAPPTMPDNLHWFKWEAYFTWLSGIALLCVVFYSNPTLYLLAPGSSLTGPEGVLLGIGSLFVGWFVYSFLCDSALGKRPALLGFILFVLIIGAAYGFSKVFSGRGAYLHVGAIIGTIMVGNVFRIIMPAQRALVAAIAENRTPDPALPAKGLLRSRHNNYFTLPVLFIMISNHFPSTYGSQYNWLILAGIAVLAVLVRHYFNTRHDSHKYAWTLPVAAVGMICLAYVSGPKPMSSAPEVANAPAKIQYQPLPETAVGGGLKPAEAKPAEAPATAPAQASNAGPGFDKVHNVIQERCTVCHSAKPTSPLFSAAPAGVMFDTPEQIRQNAARIQAQAVTSQIMPLGNITQMTQQERDLIGAWIVQGAPTQ, encoded by the coding sequence GTGGAAGCACATCTGTTGGAATGGCTGAACCTGAGCGTGCGCTGGGTTCACATGATTACTGGCGTGGCCTGGATCGGTGCGTCGTTCTATTTCGTCTGGCTGGAGAACAACCTCAACCGGGTCAACCCGAAAAGCGGCCTGGCCGGCGATTTGTGGGCGATCCATGGCGGCGGTATCTATCACCTGGAAAAATACAAGCTGGCCCCACCCACCATGCCGGACAACCTGCACTGGTTCAAATGGGAAGCCTACTTCACCTGGCTGTCGGGGATCGCGCTGCTGTGCGTGGTGTTCTACTCCAACCCGACCCTGTACCTGCTCGCTCCGGGCAGCAGCCTGACCGGCCCTGAAGGTGTTCTGCTGGGCATCGGTTCGTTGTTCGTCGGCTGGTTCGTCTACTCCTTCCTCTGCGACTCGGCCCTGGGTAAACGCCCTGCCCTGCTCGGTTTCATCCTGTTCGTGCTGATCATTGGCGCCGCCTACGGCTTCAGCAAGGTGTTCAGCGGTCGTGGTGCCTACCTGCACGTCGGCGCGATCATCGGCACCATCATGGTCGGCAACGTGTTCCGCATCATCATGCCGGCGCAACGGGCACTGGTGGCGGCGATCGCCGAGAACCGCACGCCCGATCCGGCGCTGCCGGCCAAAGGCCTGCTGCGTTCGCGTCACAACAACTACTTCACCTTGCCGGTGCTGTTCATCATGATCAGCAACCACTTCCCGAGCACCTATGGCAGCCAGTACAACTGGCTGATCCTGGCCGGGATCGCGGTGCTGGCGGTGTTGGTGCGTCACTACTTCAACACCCGTCACGACAGCCACAAATATGCCTGGACCCTGCCCGTGGCAGCGGTGGGCATGATTTGCCTGGCTTATGTGTCCGGTCCGAAGCCGATGTCCAGCGCGCCTGAAGTGGCCAACGCCCCAGCGAAGATCCAATACCAGCCTCTGCCGGAAACAGCAGTGGGCGGTGGTTTGAAACCGGCAGAAGCAAAACCCGCAGAAGCGCCTGCCACCGCACCGGCGCAAGCGTCCAACGCAGGTCCTGGCTTTGACAAGGTGCACAACGTGATTCAGGAACGCTGCACGGTCTGTCATTCGGCCAAACCGACCAGCCCGCTGTTCAGTGCGGCACCGGCGGGCGTGATGTTCGATACCCCCGAGCAGATCCGTCAGAACGCTGCGCGGATCCAGGCGCAAGCCGTCACCAGTCAGATCATGCCGCTGGGCAACATCACCCAGATGACCCAGCAGGAACGTGACCTGATTGGTGCGTGGATTGTGCAGGGTGCTCCGACTCAATAA
- the minD gene encoding septum site-determining protein MinD has protein sequence MAKILVVTSGKGGVGKTTTSAAIGTGLALRGHKTVIVDFDVGLRNLDLIMGCERRVVYDFVNVVNGEANLQQALIKDKRLENLYVLAASQTRDKDALTVEGVEKVLMALKADFEFVVCDSPAGIEKGAHLAMYFADEAIIVTNPEVSSVRDSDRMLGLLASKSRRAENGEEPIKEHLLLTRYNPQRVSDGEMLGVEDVKEILAVALLGVIPESQAVLKASNSGVPVILDDQSDAGQAYSDAVDRLLGKTVEHRFLDVTKKGFFERLFGGR, from the coding sequence TTGGCCAAGATTCTCGTGGTTACATCCGGCAAGGGTGGTGTGGGTAAGACCACCACCAGCGCCGCTATCGGTACCGGCCTCGCTCTGCGTGGTCACAAAACAGTCATCGTCGACTTCGACGTCGGCCTGCGTAACCTCGACCTGATCATGGGTTGCGAGCGTCGCGTGGTGTATGACTTCGTCAACGTGGTGAACGGCGAAGCCAACCTGCAGCAAGCCCTGATCAAGGACAAGCGCCTTGAGAACCTCTACGTCCTGGCCGCCAGTCAGACCCGCGACAAAGACGCGCTGACTGTCGAAGGCGTGGAAAAAGTCCTGATGGCGCTCAAGGCAGACTTCGAATTCGTCGTCTGCGATTCCCCGGCCGGCATCGAGAAAGGTGCTCACCTGGCGATGTATTTCGCCGATGAAGCGATCATCGTGACCAACCCGGAAGTGTCCTCGGTACGTGACTCGGACCGCATGCTTGGCCTGCTGGCCAGCAAGTCGCGACGCGCTGAAAACGGCGAAGAGCCGATCAAGGAACACTTGTTGTTGACCCGTTACAACCCACAACGGGTCAGTGACGGCGAAATGCTCGGCGTCGAAGACGTCAAGGAAATCCTGGCGGTCGCCCTGCTGGGTGTCATTCCGGAATCCCAGGCGGTACTCAAGGCTTCCAACTCCGGCGTGCCGGTGATTCTCGACGATCAGAGCGACGCCGGCCAGGCGTACAGCGATGCGGTCGATCGCCTGCTGGGTAAAACCGTGGAACATCGCTTCCTCGATGTCACGAAGAAGGGATTCTTCGAGCGCTTGTTTGGAGGTAGGTAA
- the minE gene encoding cell division topological specificity factor MinE — MNIFDFFRANKKPSTASVAKERLQIIVAHERGQRSTPDYLPALQKELVEVIRKYVNIGSDDVHVALENQGSCSILELNITLPDR, encoded by the coding sequence ATGAACATTTTTGACTTCTTTCGTGCCAACAAGAAGCCAAGTACCGCCTCGGTAGCGAAAGAGCGTCTACAGATCATCGTGGCGCATGAACGCGGCCAGCGCAGTACGCCGGATTACTTGCCAGCCTTGCAGAAGGAACTGGTGGAAGTGATCCGCAAGTACGTCAATATCGGGTCCGATGACGTGCACGTCGCTCTGGAAAACCAGGGCAGCTGCTCGATCCTGGAACTCAATATCACCCTGCCGGATCGCTGA
- the minC gene encoding septum site-determining protein MinC produces the protein MSKIDPLDQDPVFQLKGSMLAITVLELARNDLENLDRQLAAKVAQAPNFFSNAPLVLALDKLPPHEGAVDLPGLMRICRQHGLRTLAIRASRIEDIAAAIAVDLPVLPPSGARERALDPHEGEVKKKPEKPPEPTIKPTKIITSPVRGGQQIYAQGCDLVVVSSVSPGAELLADGNIHVYGPMRGRVLAGVKGDTKARIFCQQMSAELVSIAGHYKVSEDLRRDPLWGSGVQVSLSGDVLNIIRL, from the coding sequence ATGAGCAAAATCGATCCGCTAGACCAAGATCCCGTGTTCCAGTTGAAGGGCAGCATGCTTGCCATCACGGTGCTGGAACTGGCCCGTAACGACCTCGAGAACCTCGATCGGCAACTGGCCGCCAAGGTGGCCCAGGCGCCCAACTTCTTCAGTAACGCGCCGTTGGTGCTGGCCCTGGACAAACTGCCGCCCCACGAAGGCGCCGTCGATCTGCCAGGCCTGATGCGCATTTGCCGCCAGCACGGCCTGCGCACCCTGGCGATCCGCGCCAGCCGAATCGAGGACATCGCCGCCGCCATCGCGGTCGACCTCCCGGTGCTGCCACCGTCCGGTGCCCGGGAACGTGCGCTGGACCCGCACGAAGGCGAGGTAAAGAAAAAACCGGAAAAACCGCCGGAGCCAACGATCAAGCCGACCAAGATCATCACGTCGCCCGTACGCGGTGGCCAGCAGATTTATGCCCAGGGTTGCGATCTGGTAGTGGTCTCGTCGGTCAGTCCCGGGGCGGAACTTCTCGCCGATGGGAACATCCATGTATACGGCCCGATGCGTGGTCGTGTATTGGCCGGGGTCAAAGGCGACACCAAAGCCAGGATTTTCTGCCAGCAGATGAGCGCTGAACTAGTCTCCATTGCAGGTCACTACAAAGTTTCGGAGGATCTGCGTCGCGACCCTTTGTGGGGATCGGGCGTGCAGGTCAGCCTGTCGGGCGATGTGTTGAACATCATTCGGCTTTAA
- a CDS encoding ureidoglycolate lyase has protein sequence MRTLTIEPLTKEAFAPFGDVIETDGSDHFMINNGSTMRFHKLATVETATPEDNAIISIFRADVQDMPLTVCMLERHPLGSQAFIPLLGNPFLIVVAPLGDEPVSGLVRAFVTNGRQGINYHRGVWHHPVLTIEKRDDFLVVDRSGTGNNCDEHFFKEDERLILAPHQ, from the coding sequence ATGCGCACATTGACGATTGAACCGCTGACCAAAGAAGCCTTCGCCCCTTTCGGTGACGTGATCGAAACCGACGGCAGCGATCACTTCATGATCAACAACGGTTCGACGATGCGCTTTCACAAACTGGCGACGGTGGAAACCGCCACGCCAGAGGACAACGCGATCATCAGCATCTTCCGCGCCGACGTGCAGGACATGCCGCTGACCGTCTGCATGCTGGAGCGTCACCCGCTGGGCAGCCAGGCTTTCATTCCGCTGCTCGGCAACCCTTTTCTGATCGTGGTCGCGCCACTTGGCGATGAACCTGTATCAGGCTTGGTCCGCGCCTTCGTCACCAACGGCAGGCAGGGCATTAATTACCATCGCGGCGTCTGGCACCACCCGGTGCTGACGATCGAAAAGCGGGATGACTTCCTGGTGGTTGATCGCAGTGGCACAGGCAATAACTGCGATGAGCATTTTTTCAAAGAGGATGAGCGTTTGATCCTTGCCCCCCACCAATAA